DNA sequence from the Spartobacteria bacterium genome:
AATAATCGGAATGGCGTGTTCGTACGCATATTGCATCACATTCGCCTTCGGATTCACGCTGTCGATGGCATCGATGATGATATCCGGAACGGGGTCAAAGGCTCTGTCCACCGATTCTTGATTAACAAACAGTTCCGTCGCGGCAACCCGGCATTCCGGATTGATCGACAATACGCGTTCTTGTGCCGCCTGCGATTTGGTCTGCCCCATGGTGTGTATGGTCGCAAAGAGCTGCCGATTCAAATTCGTACAATGAATCACATCAAAATCAAAAAGGTTCAACATTCCTATACCGGATCGCGCAAGTGCTTCTACCGCAAATGATCCCACGGCACCAAGTCCCACAACGGATACACGGGCATGCTGCAGACGCTCCAGACCCTCATCGCCCACCATCAGAGCGGTGCGTTTAAAGGCCTTCGCCCGGTCGAATTTTTCCTGTTCCATTTTCACTGTCATGCGGGGGAAGATATGATTAAATATGGCTATCGTAAAGCAGGATGGAGGACAGAATGAAAAATAATCCGCTGATCGCTCTGGTACAAATGAACGTCGTAAGCGACCCCGCCAAGAATCTCACTCATGCCGATGAATTCATCAAAGAAGCGGCTGCTGCCCAGGCAGACATGGCCATACTGCCGGAAATGTGGTTTACCGGGCTGAACTGGGAGGCCACAGATCATGTGGTGG
Encoded proteins:
- a CDS encoding tRNA threonylcarbamoyladenosine dehydratase encodes the protein MVGDEGLERLQHARVSVVGLGAVGSFAVEALARSGIGMLNLFDFDVIHCTNLNRQLFATIHTMGQTKSQAAQERVLSINPECRVAATELFVNQESVDRAFDPVPDIIIDAIDSVNPKANVMQYAYEHAIPIISCMGAATRSDPSFIRVADISKTNNCPLSRFIRKRLGRRNIRKGIRCVFSCEPINRSVVSDETDLSDEELRVDLGQGRPRNTLGSYCSIPGIFGLIAAQEVINFLLNKEIEPHV